In Candidatus Terasakiella magnetica, the following are encoded in one genomic region:
- a CDS encoding MotA/TolQ/ExbB proton channel family protein: MQFDFATIAGLIIGLTVVTLAILSGSDIMIFFNLPGLLIVVGGTFAASLIKFPLAGIFISIPIGIRAAFTVQKEKPRDYIRQAIMLVKKARKNGIQTLERNNLKNPFFKKGVQLCADGRELDYIRKILTQEMAMAIQREEVGGKIFRAIGDSAPAFGMFGTIVGLIQMLSNMSDPSTIGPAMAVALLTTLYGVLIANLIALPIADKLESKSGEDKALRSLIIECVFQIQQMQNPTAMLEILEPHLPEKQRQLGANEAYTAGRDAKRKRG; encoded by the coding sequence ATGCAGTTTGATTTTGCAACAATTGCCGGTCTGATTATTGGCCTAACAGTCGTGACACTCGCGATCCTGTCGGGTTCAGATATCATGATCTTTTTCAATCTCCCCGGCTTGTTGATTGTTGTGGGCGGTACGTTTGCAGCCAGCCTCATTAAATTTCCACTGGCAGGTATTTTCATCTCTATTCCCATCGGGATTCGCGCAGCCTTCACAGTGCAAAAAGAAAAACCACGCGATTATATTCGCCAAGCCATCATGCTGGTGAAAAAGGCACGCAAAAACGGCATTCAAACCTTAGAGCGTAATAATTTAAAGAATCCGTTCTTTAAAAAAGGCGTACAGCTTTGCGCAGATGGGCGTGAATTGGACTATATCCGCAAAATTCTCACCCAAGAAATGGCTATGGCGATCCAACGAGAAGAAGTTGGTGGTAAAATCTTTAGGGCCATTGGCGATAGTGCGCCCGCGTTTGGTATGTTTGGCACAATTGTGGGCCTGATCCAGATGTTATCTAATATGAGTGACCCTTCAACCATTGGCCCCGCCATGGCTGTGGCGCTTTTGACCACGCTTTATGGGGTGTTAATTGCCAATTTGATTGCCTTGCCCATTGCCGATAAGCTGGAGTCAAAATCAGGGGAAGATAAGGCGTTGCGCTCGCTTATTATTGAATGTGTGTTTCAAATTCAGCAAATGCAAAACCCAACCGCCATGTTGGAAATTCTAGAGCCGCACTTACCGGAAAAACAACGCCAGCTTGGTGCAAATGAAGCCTATACCGCCGGGCGTGATGCCAAAAGAAAGCGTGGCTAG
- a CDS encoding flagellar motor protein MotB: MNTLDEEVDTIDGGKIIKHGHDAPAWMVTYADLMSLLFALFVLLLSFSTVNDNSFQKNAGPMREAFNQNSDFKTDEQSHLSGGRGILSGVKSVPMDLPETDALRDVMVAQLRRSLAVDIANHLVELEETKLGVVLRFPSETAFESGGSELSGASYSSLDKIIPILARTPGEIKVGGHTDDIPISTLQYRSNWDLSSARATSVVHYFLRSGQIPKKRMTSQGYADSRPLIEAETPAARAKNRRVEISIEVPEDTKDAQKILEKMQPKRRVWTVQEGEKQLLPGAEQIDLEKRRSDARAKAKSEADLAEELNKKSNRVIKQDLQSIGRQ; this comes from the coding sequence ATGAATACGTTGGATGAAGAAGTTGATACGATAGATGGTGGTAAAATTATCAAGCATGGGCATGATGCACCTGCTTGGATGGTGACTTATGCCGACCTCATGTCCCTTCTTTTTGCATTGTTTGTCTTGTTACTGTCTTTTTCTACAGTGAATGACAATAGTTTCCAGAAAAATGCAGGCCCCATGCGCGAGGCCTTTAATCAAAACTCGGATTTTAAGACCGATGAGCAATCTCATCTTTCAGGTGGGCGGGGTATTTTATCTGGGGTGAAGTCCGTTCCTATGGACCTGCCTGAAACAGATGCCTTGCGCGATGTGATGGTGGCACAGTTGCGCCGCTCACTCGCAGTAGATATTGCCAATCATTTGGTGGAGCTGGAAGAGACAAAACTGGGTGTTGTCCTTCGTTTTCCCTCCGAAACAGCCTTTGAATCTGGTGGCTCAGAGCTGTCTGGAGCGTCTTATAGTTCACTTGATAAAATTATCCCGATTTTAGCGCGCACACCGGGTGAAATTAAGGTGGGGGGCCATACAGATGACATCCCCATATCAACTTTGCAATATCGCTCTAATTGGGATTTATCATCGGCCCGGGCCACATCGGTGGTGCATTATTTCCTGCGCAGTGGGCAAATCCCTAAAAAACGCATGACCTCACAAGGCTATGCCGATTCTCGCCCGCTTATTGAGGCTGAAACACCAGCTGCGCGCGCAAAAAACCGCCGGGTTGAAATTTCTATCGAGGTGCCAGAAGACACCAAGGATGCCCAGAAAATCCTTGAAAAAATGCAGCCCAAACGCCGGGTCTGGACCGTGCAGGAAGGTGAAAAACAGCTTTTACCGGGCGCTGAGCAAATTGATCTGGAAAAACGCCGCAGTGATGCGCGTGCCAAAGCAAAGTCTGAGGCAGATTTAGCTGAAGAGCTGAATAAAAAAAGCAATAGGGTGATTAAACAGGACTTACAGTCAATCGGTCGTCAGTAA
- the ppa gene encoding inorganic diphosphatase → MDIKKIPVGDAPEAVNVIIEVSAGSTPVKYEFDKDSGAIFVDRFVHTPMHYPANYGFVPHTLSDDGDPIDVLVLAPEAIIPGAVIPARPIGVLMMEDDGGMDEKVLAVPTDKMHLMYKDVKTASDLPEIVLQEIAHFFEHYKDLEKGKWVKIAGWEGVEKAKQLIMEAVDRANKA, encoded by the coding sequence ATGGATATCAAAAAGATTCCTGTTGGCGACGCACCTGAAGCCGTCAACGTAATCATCGAAGTTTCTGCTGGTTCAACACCAGTTAAATACGAATTCGACAAAGACAGCGGCGCGATCTTCGTAGACCGCTTCGTGCATACACCAATGCACTACCCTGCAAACTACGGTTTTGTTCCGCACACTCTGTCTGATGATGGTGACCCAATTGACGTTTTAGTCTTGGCTCCAGAAGCAATCATCCCAGGTGCTGTTATTCCTGCACGTCCAATCGGCGTTTTGATGATGGAAGATGACGGCGGCATGGACGAGAAAGTTCTCGCTGTACCAACGGACAAAATGCACCTGATGTATAAAGACGTTAAAACGGCATCTGACCTGCCAGAAATCGTCCTTCAAGAGATCGCTCACTTCTTTGAGCACTATAAAGATCTTGAAAAAGGCAAATGGGTTAAGATTGCCGGTTGGGAAGGCGTTGAAAAAGCCAAACAACTTATTATGGAAGCTGTGGATCGCGCTAATAAAGCATAA
- a CDS encoding AmpG family muropeptide MFS transporter, producing MRGWIEASRIYFDRRILAILFLGFSSGLPLLLVYGTLSYWLGVEGVSLATIGFFSLARLPYTFKFLWAPLIDQVRLPIVHRLIGHRRSWALLSQACLIASIIGLGYSNPSETPELTALFAVLVAFFSATQDILIDAYRIELLKDDEQGAGAAMYVNGYRLGMLIAGAVAIGLSDWVSWPVVYTIMGGLIGVGMITILLNREPENLAARAQLVERDGQYDELVAQGKAPWLAALIANFNIAVIQPFKDFMTRAGWIWVLVFIILYKMGEAMLGAMANPFYHQIGFSGAEIASVTKVFGLAATIIGGMIGGIVVYRYGVMRALLYCGIVQMLSTLLFAIQAEVGHHIPMLMVAISGENVTAGMATTAFVAYLSSQCNTAYTATQYALLSSFMAIPRDMFAAFSGVLAEQVGWVGFFVACSAIAAPALVLLMWMMKRFDHQAKNPA from the coding sequence ATGCGCGGATGGATTGAAGCGTCACGTATTTATTTTGATCGACGCATCCTTGCCATCCTGTTTCTCGGTTTTTCAAGCGGCCTGCCCCTGCTTTTAGTCTATGGCACCCTATCTTATTGGTTGGGTGTTGAAGGGGTATCGCTTGCCACTATCGGCTTTTTCTCCCTTGCCCGCCTGCCCTATACCTTTAAATTTCTCTGGGCGCCGCTTATTGACCAAGTGCGCCTGCCCATTGTTCATCGCCTGATCGGTCATCGCAGAAGCTGGGCTTTACTATCCCAAGCCTGCCTAATCGCCTCCATCATCGGACTTGGCTATTCAAACCCGTCTGAGACCCCTGAACTCACTGCCCTTTTTGCTGTTTTGGTCGCCTTCTTTTCTGCCACACAAGATATTTTGATCGATGCCTATCGCATTGAGCTTTTAAAAGATGACGAACAAGGCGCAGGTGCCGCCATGTATGTAAACGGCTATCGCTTAGGCATGCTCATTGCCGGTGCGGTTGCCATTGGCCTCTCAGACTGGGTGTCCTGGCCCGTTGTTTATACCATCATGGGTGGGCTTATTGGGGTCGGCATGATCACCATCTTGCTTAATCGCGAGCCTGAAAATCTAGCTGCGCGCGCCCAATTGGTTGAACGCGATGGGCAATATGACGAGCTGGTCGCCCAAGGTAAAGCGCCTTGGCTTGCCGCCCTTATTGCTAATTTTAACATTGCTGTTATTCAGCCCTTTAAAGATTTCATGACCCGTGCAGGCTGGATTTGGGTATTGGTCTTTATTATCCTTTATAAAATGGGTGAAGCCATGCTTGGGGCTATGGCGAACCCGTTTTATCACCAGATCGGCTTTAGCGGAGCTGAGATTGCCTCAGTGACCAAAGTCTTTGGCCTTGCTGCCACAATCATTGGCGGGATGATCGGTGGCATTGTGGTTTATCGCTACGGCGTCATGCGTGCCCTGCTTTATTGCGGTATCGTACAGATGTTATCCACCCTGCTTTTTGCCATTCAGGCCGAGGTCGGGCATCATATTCCCATGCTTATGGTGGCTATTTCTGGTGAGAATGTCACAGCAGGCATGGCGACCACGGCCTTTGTCGCCTATCTCTCCAGCCAATGTAATACGGCCTATACCGCGACCCAATATGCCTTGCTCAGCTCGTTCATGGCGATCCCGCGCGATATGTTTGCAGCATTTTCCGGTGTCTTAGCAGAACAGGTCGGTTGGGTCGGGTTTTTTGTTGCCTGTTCAGCCATTGCAGCACCTGCATTAGTGCTCTTAATGTGGATGATGAAACGCTTTGATCATCAAGCGAAGAATCCTGCTTGA
- a CDS encoding bactofilin family protein has protein sequence MFGRNKNGDKPTTEEKKDQPASTTDANADKVEQLPPLKPFSAKGSHTASPPSKPAVPNAASTGSAPGYRPDIAARRLMDIPGATPRRGDQRNFQDPRTLTVGREISLRGEITSCETLIVEGQVDAKITDARVLDVPNGGVYTGTAHVEEAFISGVFDGELYAYKTLTVKSGGRVKGDVRYGRIVIEEGGEIAGSMSTLSPDEIAKARNEDGK, from the coding sequence ATGTTTGGGCGTAATAAAAACGGCGACAAACCGACCACCGAGGAAAAGAAAGATCAACCTGCTAGCACAACAGATGCAAATGCAGATAAAGTTGAACAACTTCCCCCGTTGAAACCTTTTTCTGCAAAAGGTTCACATACTGCCAGCCCACCGAGCAAACCTGCGGTACCTAATGCGGCCTCTACGGGTTCAGCGCCGGGTTATCGCCCCGATATTGCGGCGCGTCGCCTCATGGATATTCCTGGTGCAACGCCGCGCCGTGGGGATCAACGCAATTTCCAAGACCCACGCACGCTTACAGTGGGCCGTGAAATTTCCCTTCGTGGTGAAATCACCTCCTGTGAAACCTTGATCGTTGAAGGTCAGGTTGATGCAAAAATCACTGATGCGCGTGTTCTTGATGTGCCAAATGGTGGTGTCTACACAGGCACAGCCCATGTGGAAGAAGCTTTCATTTCAGGTGTGTTTGATGGTGAGCTTTATGCCTATAAAACACTGACCGTTAAAAGCGGTGGCCGCGTTAAAGGTGATGTGCGTTATGGTCGCATCGTCATTGAAGAAGGCGGTGAGATTGCGGGTTCTATGTCCACACTCAGCCCGGACGAAATCGCAAAAGCCCGTAACGAAGACGGCAAATAA
- a CDS encoding EI24 domain-containing protein — protein sequence MISAFTKSFAQLPDPTFRKVILLGILGSFITFILLFSVVTGFLFDAVLVNIPWIDVAIDWLGSIATLAVVWLLFPAVASVIIGFLLEDIAQAVENKHYSNLPPANPIPWGETLVEAIKFAGVMILLNILALPIYLLFPAVNLLVFYLLNGYLISREYFELVGQRRVGVKKAKALRKVYQGRLLIAGALTAFLLTIPLVNLLAPVVGTAVMVHLFHNWRQEPKFLMLENS from the coding sequence ATGATTTCAGCTTTTACAAAATCTTTTGCCCAACTGCCTGATCCGACATTTCGAAAAGTCATTCTTTTAGGAATTCTCGGCTCATTCATCACTTTTATCCTGCTCTTTAGTGTCGTCACAGGTTTTCTTTTTGATGCGGTTTTAGTGAATATTCCATGGATTGATGTGGCAATTGATTGGCTGGGTTCCATTGCCACCCTTGCGGTGGTCTGGCTTTTGTTCCCCGCTGTTGCCTCAGTCATCATCGGTTTTTTGCTGGAAGATATCGCACAAGCTGTTGAAAATAAGCACTATTCCAACCTGCCACCCGCCAACCCCATTCCCTGGGGGGAAACATTGGTTGAGGCAATTAAATTTGCCGGTGTGATGATCTTGCTCAATATTTTAGCCTTGCCGATTTATTTACTCTTTCCAGCGGTGAACCTACTGGTGTTTTACCTGCTTAACGGCTATTTAATAAGTCGCGAGTATTTTGAATTGGTAGGTCAACGTCGTGTGGGTGTAAAAAAAGCCAAAGCATTGCGTAAAGTCTATCAGGGGAGATTACTGATCGCAGGGGCATTGACTGCTTTCCTGTTGACGATTCCTCTGGTAAACCTATTAGCACCAGTGGTCGGCACAGCCGTCATGGTACATCTGTTTCATAACTGGCGACAGGAGCCGAAATTCCTGATGCTGGAAAATTCTTAA
- a CDS encoding alpha/beta hydrolase family protein, with the protein MTYSAGFSSFRTSDPDGTLSCALWYPTTEPAQNFRQGVYDFFAAKNAEIATGSFPLIMMSHGSGGTRFGHCKTAEFLAQNGYMVLAPEHPNNNFFDDSGVGSAHTYQYRSHHLKSALDGLLSAQKWYSSINAQKIAVFGFSLGGYTALTCVGAKPNVKGLAQHIRANREFDPIFSGYEVIVRDGFEEEFLPTTPDPRYKACIALAPVSGGLFPASSLSKVTCPVQIFRAERDMILRHPFHADEIRQGLTTSCEYHVTEKAGHFSYLSPVREEAKAALGELANDDHGFEREAEHEKIHHLILDFLHKALS; encoded by the coding sequence ATGACATATTCAGCTGGTTTTTCCTCTTTTCGCACATCTGATCCTGATGGCACATTAAGTTGCGCACTGTGGTATCCAACCACCGAACCTGCACAAAACTTTCGCCAAGGGGTCTATGATTTCTTTGCTGCCAAAAATGCAGAGATTGCCACGGGGTCTTTTCCTCTTATCATGATGTCCCATGGCTCGGGCGGGACGCGCTTTGGTCATTGCAAAACTGCTGAATTTCTCGCCCAAAACGGCTATATGGTGCTAGCGCCTGAACATCCCAATAATAATTTCTTTGATGATAGCGGGGTAGGCTCTGCCCATACCTATCAATATCGCTCCCACCATCTAAAATCCGCCCTTGATGGCCTTTTATCTGCCCAAAAATGGTATAGCTCTATTAATGCGCAAAAAATTGCTGTTTTTGGTTTTTCACTGGGGGGCTATACGGCGCTGACTTGTGTGGGGGCCAAGCCAAATGTCAAAGGCCTTGCCCAACATATCCGCGCAAATCGTGAGTTTGATCCCATCTTCAGCGGCTATGAAGTCATTGTGCGCGATGGCTTTGAGGAAGAGTTTCTGCCCACAACGCCGGACCCGCGCTATAAAGCCTGCATTGCCCTTGCCCCTGTGAGTGGCGGGCTGTTTCCAGCCTCCTCGCTTAGCAAAGTCACATGCCCAGTGCAGATTTTCAGGGCAGAGCGCGACATGATCTTGCGTCATCCCTTTCACGCAGATGAAATTCGCCAAGGTCTCACCACATCATGTGAGTATCATGTCACTGAAAAAGCAGGACATTTCTCGTATCTTTCACCTGTGCGAGAAGAGGCAAAAGCCGCACTTGGGGAGCTTGCCAATGATGATCATGGTTTTGAGCGTGAGGCCGAACATGAAAAAATTCATCATTTAATCCTAGATTTTCTGCATAAAGCCCTTTCCTAA
- a CDS encoding enoyl-CoA hydratase, translating into MTQDILIETHGPVRVIKFNRAEKKNAITLAMYEALSDALVEADQAADIRACILATANENFTTGNDLQDFLAHPELDEKAGPARFITQISQMKKPLIAAVEGLCVGVGATLLLHCDFIYASEQASLSFPFVNIALVPEAGSTLLLERLIGHQKASELLMLGESFEARLALELGLINELVSKDKALAHALETAQKLAQKPPTALLATKALMKSKTRDLEGRMAEEFIAFASCLKSPELQEAIQAFMEKRAPDYSDF; encoded by the coding sequence ATGACACAAGATATTTTAATTGAAACCCATGGGCCTGTGCGGGTGATTAAATTTAATCGCGCTGAAAAGAAAAATGCCATCACCCTTGCCATGTATGAGGCACTTTCTGATGCGTTAGTTGAAGCCGATCAGGCCGCAGATATTCGCGCTTGTATTTTGGCCACAGCAAATGAGAATTTTACCACGGGCAATGATTTGCAGGATTTTCTTGCCCATCCTGAATTAGATGAAAAGGCAGGTCCGGCTCGGTTCATCACACAGATTTCACAGATGAAAAAGCCATTGATTGCAGCCGTAGAAGGCCTGTGTGTGGGGGTAGGGGCGACCCTGTTACTTCACTGCGATTTTATCTATGCCAGTGAGCAGGCAAGCCTTTCTTTTCCCTTTGTTAACATTGCCTTAGTGCCAGAAGCAGGCTCAACACTATTATTGGAAAGACTTATAGGTCACCAAAAGGCATCTGAATTACTAATGTTAGGGGAAAGTTTTGAAGCCCGTTTGGCTTTAGAATTGGGTCTGATAAATGAGCTGGTTTCAAAAGACAAAGCTTTAGCGCACGCACTTGAAACCGCACAGAAACTCGCTCAAAAACCACCCACAGCTTTGCTTGCCACCAAGGCCTTGATGAAAAGTAAAACGCGCGATTTAGAGGGGCGCATGGCAGAAGAGTTTATCGCTTTTGCCAGCTGTTTAAAAAGCCCAGAATTGCAAGAAGCCATCCAGGCCTTTATGGAGAAACGCGCGCCTGATTATTCAGATTTTTAA
- the gshB gene encoding glutathione synthase — MSLRVAIQMDPIDSIDINGDSTFVLGLEAQMRGHSLYHYLPQDLTMVDGRVVAYAHPMTLQRENGNHFDFGEPRWIDLLDDVDVVLMRQDPPFDMAYITATHLLEHIHPQTLVVNNPAEVRNAPEKLFVTKFPDLMPPTLITCNKEQIDNFREKHQDIIVKPLFGNGGAGVFHIKPGDENLNSLIEMFSELYREPIMVQAYLPDVRKGDKRIILVDGKPAGAVNRIPAEGEARSNLHVGGQAAKSILTERELEICRRIGPELKARGMIFVGIDVIGDYLTEINVTSPTGLQEINRFDGSCLEGEIWDAIELHISQKD, encoded by the coding sequence ATGTCTTTGCGCGTTGCCATTCAAATGGACCCGATCGACTCTATTGATATCAATGGAGACTCCACCTTTGTTCTTGGCCTTGAAGCCCAGATGCGCGGTCATTCGCTCTATCACTATCTGCCCCAAGACCTGACCATGGTTGATGGACGGGTTGTGGCCTATGCCCATCCCATGACTTTACAACGCGAAAACGGCAATCATTTTGACTTTGGCGAGCCTCGCTGGATTGACCTGTTAGATGATGTGGATGTGGTGCTCATGCGCCAAGACCCGCCATTTGACATGGCCTATATTACCGCAACTCACCTGCTTGAGCATATCCATCCACAAACCTTGGTGGTCAATAACCCTGCAGAAGTGCGCAACGCCCCTGAAAAGCTGTTTGTCACAAAATTCCCCGACTTGATGCCGCCTACATTGATCACCTGCAATAAAGAGCAGATCGATAATTTTCGCGAAAAACACCAAGACATTATCGTCAAACCGCTGTTTGGCAATGGTGGGGCGGGTGTCTTCCATATCAAACCCGGTGATGAAAACCTCAATTCCTTAATCGAGATGTTTTCAGAACTCTACCGCGAACCGATCATGGTGCAAGCCTACCTGCCAGATGTGCGCAAAGGCGATAAACGCATCATCCTTGTCGATGGTAAACCCGCCGGTGCAGTGAACCGCATTCCCGCAGAAGGCGAAGCGCGTTCTAACCTGCATGTGGGGGGACAAGCCGCTAAATCTATTCTTACTGAGCGTGAGCTTGAGATTTGTCGCCGCATCGGGCCAGAATTAAAAGCCCGCGGTATGATCTTTGTCGGTATTGATGTGATCGGGGATTATCTCACCGAAATTAACGTCACCTCCCCAACAGGCTTGCAGGAAATCAACCGTTTTGACGGCTCCTGCCTTGAAGGTGAGATTTGGGATGCGATTGAACTACATATTTCCCAAAAAGACTAA
- a CDS encoding transglutaminase family protein produces MTLPERLKSALKEQGQGEDETLDLMETAFLVSKILKPSGNIESYRAKIDGLTADLQLRFDELTDQHPPLQAKVKSLQKLLHEDMGFHGDEDAFDDLDHLNMFSMLDERCGTALALSILYIHCAQACGWSVHGLNFPGYSLICLDEGNQRTILDPFNGCVEIDAYTLRQMIKLIAGGDAELLPEFYENLSAKTLTLRHITSIKAHFLRCEQMPQALEILEATLCLEPHSAAFWRETGLLQARIGQLDEAMVSLKESLKYTNDPDTVRHTQHILDDLESKTRE; encoded by the coding sequence ATGACCCTGCCTGAGCGACTGAAATCAGCCTTAAAAGAACAGGGACAAGGTGAGGATGAGACTCTTGATCTCATGGAAACGGCCTTTCTCGTTTCAAAGATTCTCAAACCCTCTGGCAATATTGAAAGCTATCGGGCCAAGATTGATGGCTTAACAGCAGATTTACAGCTTCGCTTTGATGAGTTAACAGATCAGCATCCTCCTTTACAAGCCAAGGTGAAAAGCCTGCAAAAGCTCTTGCATGAGGACATGGGGTTTCACGGCGATGAAGATGCCTTTGATGATCTTGACCACCTTAATATGTTCTCAATGCTTGATGAGCGCTGCGGCACGGCCTTGGCCTTAAGCATTCTCTATATCCATTGTGCGCAGGCCTGTGGCTGGTCCGTCCATGGGCTTAATTTCCCCGGCTACAGCCTGATCTGCCTAGATGAAGGCAACCAACGCACCATTTTGGACCCGTTTAATGGCTGTGTTGAAATTGATGCCTATACTTTGCGCCAAATGATTAAGCTCATCGCAGGGGGTGATGCGGAATTACTGCCGGAATTTTACGAAAATCTGTCTGCAAAAACACTGACCTTGCGCCACATCACAAGTATTAAAGCCCATTTCCTGCGCTGCGAGCAAATGCCCCAAGCCCTTGAAATACTGGAAGCCACTTTGTGTCTAGAGCCTCACTCAGCTGCCTTTTGGCGCGAGACAGGCCTGTTACAAGCGCGCATTGGTCAACTTGATGAAGCCATGGTCTCTTTAAAAGAATCGCTTAAATATACCAATGATCCAGATACGGTCCGCCATACCCAGCATATTCTTGATGACTTAGAATCCAAAACGCGCGAATAG
- a CDS encoding BON domain-containing protein translates to MTVRLSALILSCFMMISCTPIGMLTSIGTTAGTFAMEERGLQGVTDDLGLKADVIAKWANEDLSFTTDLTVIVYNAKALIIGSVDNQDQRAQAVAKTWEVAGIKDVFNEIILKKHSSLQDFAHDTWIDTSLLASVTFDAQIMDINYRFETEGGTVYLIGMAQSPAELNRFIAHAKSTSYVRKVISHVEIKPRKSMFRPSANKPSSTNDPA, encoded by the coding sequence ATGACTGTCCGCTTAAGCGCCCTCATTCTCAGCTGTTTTATGATGATTTCCTGCACCCCCATTGGCATGTTGACCTCCATTGGCACCACGGCAGGCACCTTTGCGATGGAAGAGCGTGGCCTTCAAGGGGTAACAGACGATCTGGGCCTTAAAGCCGATGTGATTGCCAAATGGGCCAATGAAGACCTGTCTTTTACAACGGACCTCACCGTCATTGTTTATAACGCCAAAGCCTTAATCATTGGCTCGGTTGATAATCAAGACCAGCGCGCCCAAGCGGTCGCAAAAACATGGGAAGTTGCAGGCATCAAGGATGTATTTAACGAAATTATCCTCAAAAAACACTCAAGCTTGCAAGATTTTGCCCATGATACATGGATTGATACGAGCTTGCTTGCCTCTGTGACTTTTGATGCCCAGATCATGGATATTAACTATCGCTTTGAAACAGAGGGCGGCACGGTTTACCTGATCGGTATGGCCCAGAGCCCGGCTGAGCTTAACCGCTTCATTGCCCATGCGAAATCTACGTCATATGTGCGCAAAGTGATCTCTCATGTGGAAATAAAACCACGCAAATCCATGTTCCGCCCCAGCGCGAATAAGCCAAGTTCAACCAATGACCCTGCCTGA
- a CDS encoding YraN family protein encodes MMDKKLNAVRFGQWGEGLACLSLRLKGYKILKRNFRSAVGEIDIIAKKGKTLCFIEVKSRPTERLALECLSARQQKRIILATQAFLSFHPRYSHHTIRFDFFAITPYGWPLHIKNAWCE; translated from the coding sequence ATGATGGATAAAAAACTCAATGCCGTGCGTTTTGGACAATGGGGAGAAGGGCTCGCCTGTCTCTCTTTGCGCCTTAAAGGCTATAAAATATTAAAACGTAATTTTCGCAGTGCTGTTGGTGAAATTGATATTATCGCCAAGAAAGGCAAAACCCTTTGTTTTATTGAAGTAAAATCCCGCCCGACTGAACGTCTTGCACTTGAATGCCTGTCTGCTCGACAACAAAAACGGATTATTTTGGCAACCCAAGCTTTTCTTTCCTTTCATCCGCGCTATTCTCACCATACAATCCGATTCGATTTCTTCGCCATTACCCCTTATGGCTGGCCCTTACATATTAAAAATGCATGGTGTGAATAA
- a CDS encoding DUF1640 domain-containing protein yields the protein MSALIFDTHAFVKKLVVAGMPEAQAEVIANEQTRLIDENLATKHDLKQLEMAMRHDLKQLEQSMTIRTGAMIFALGGFMAAIKFFA from the coding sequence ATGAGTGCGTTGATTTTTGACACCCATGCATTTGTGAAAAAACTGGTCGTTGCGGGCATGCCTGAAGCGCAAGCTGAAGTCATTGCCAATGAGCAAACGCGCCTGATTGATGAAAATCTGGCGACAAAGCATGACCTTAAGCAATTGGAAATGGCAATGAGGCACGACCTCAAGCAGCTTGAGCAATCCATGACCATCCGCACAGGTGCGATGATATTTGCCCTTGGCGGCTTTATGGCAGCGATTAAATTTTTCGCTTAA